One genomic window of Undibacterium cyanobacteriorum includes the following:
- a CDS encoding sensor histidine kinase translates to MLSKFVSNIFSRITLRFAVILAVFLGLSVTALVLVPYQRNIITADLEKKTVDDHQRLTSILSVILSEPVWQITPEIAKSSSEQVYSDRRVSEIKVITLPDKKVFITLDERSATQTGKRRTLTSKITHGDQVIGEVQLTLTDDILQREIADNFTRALAITGISFLLSTFCILMVLQWRLVKPIKLLIETSDKLASGELDEVISFDRKDEIGHLALSLEATRQALQRSFKELEVKNQQLLEYSGTLESKVRLRTQELESANHHLEAALASVNSAQNELARIERMAALGSMVAGVAHELNTPLGNCLLVASTLSDETRQLEKSMNEGTMRRSDLSHYVTAANESSKLLMRGLQQAAQLVGDFKQVAVDQSSAQRRKFSLLVVFQELAALLHSSLRKTPFTLELDIPDSIELDSYPGPLGQVFSNLVNNAVVHGLDGYTQGTMRCMARKQGDHVLIVFEDSGKGIPPAIIKRIFEPFFTTKFGKGGSGLGLSITFNIITNVLGGEIRVTSEPNLGARFEINLPLIAPGNQETNEQVIEA, encoded by the coding sequence ATGCTTTCTAAATTCGTCTCCAACATCTTCAGCCGAATCACCTTACGCTTTGCTGTCATTTTGGCCGTGTTCTTAGGCCTCAGCGTGACCGCGTTGGTGCTAGTTCCCTATCAGCGAAATATCATTACTGCAGATCTTGAAAAAAAGACTGTCGATGATCACCAGCGCCTCACTAGTATCTTGTCCGTGATTTTGAGTGAGCCTGTATGGCAGATCACTCCTGAAATTGCAAAGTCCTCCAGTGAACAAGTTTATTCAGATCGACGCGTGTCGGAGATCAAAGTAATCACTCTCCCAGACAAAAAAGTCTTCATTACCTTAGATGAGAGAAGCGCAACTCAGACAGGAAAACGTCGAACACTGACCAGTAAGATCACCCATGGAGATCAAGTCATCGGCGAAGTGCAGCTCACACTGACGGACGACATTCTCCAGCGAGAAATTGCAGACAACTTTACGCGTGCCCTTGCCATTACCGGTATCTCGTTTCTTTTGTCGACCTTCTGTATCTTGATGGTACTGCAATGGCGTTTGGTCAAACCGATTAAGTTACTGATTGAGACTTCTGACAAGCTCGCCAGCGGTGAACTTGATGAAGTCATTTCATTCGATCGCAAAGATGAAATCGGACATTTGGCATTAAGTCTAGAAGCAACTCGCCAAGCCCTACAAAGGTCGTTCAAAGAACTCGAAGTGAAGAACCAACAATTGCTTGAGTACTCCGGCACGCTTGAGTCGAAAGTGCGGCTGAGGACACAGGAACTCGAAAGCGCGAACCACCACCTTGAGGCTGCGCTTGCCAGTGTGAATAGCGCGCAGAATGAATTGGCACGTATTGAACGAATGGCGGCCTTGGGTTCCATGGTTGCAGGTGTTGCGCACGAACTCAATACACCACTCGGAAACTGCTTATTAGTTGCGAGTACACTCAGTGATGAGACGCGTCAACTTGAGAAATCCATGAATGAAGGAACAATGCGCCGTTCCGATTTAAGCCATTACGTCACGGCCGCGAATGAATCTAGTAAGCTCCTTATGCGCGGCTTACAACAAGCGGCACAGCTAGTTGGTGATTTCAAACAAGTTGCGGTCGATCAATCAAGTGCCCAACGTCGCAAATTCTCACTCTTGGTTGTTTTTCAAGAACTGGCCGCTTTGTTGCATTCGAGCTTACGAAAAACACCATTTACCTTGGAACTGGATATTCCTGACTCGATCGAACTTGACAGCTATCCTGGACCTCTCGGTCAGGTCTTCAGTAACTTGGTCAACAATGCTGTCGTGCATGGCCTTGATGGATATACTCAAGGCACCATGCGTTGTATGGCGCGCAAACAAGGCGATCATGTCCTGATTGTGTTCGAGGATTCTGGCAAAGGTATCCCACCCGCCATCATCAAACGGATTTTCGAACCCTTCTTTACAACCAAGTTTGGCAAGGGCGGGAGCGGCCTTGGTTTAAGCATTACGTTCAACATCATCACAAACGTACTTGGCGGTGAAATTCGTGTTACGAGCGAGCCCAATCTGGGAGCCCGTTTCGAAATTAATCTTCCCTTGATTGCGCCAGGCAATCAAGAAACAAACGAACAAGTCATCGAGGCTTGA
- a CDS encoding thymidylate synthase: protein MQQYLDFMRHVRDHGQVKTDRTGTGTVSVFGYQMRFNLQEGFPLVTTKKLHLKSIIHELIWFLAGSTNIKYLKDNGVSIWDEWADANGELGPVYGSQWRSWPTPDGGHIDQIQQLVDQIKNNPDSRRLIVSAWNVADIPRMKLPPCHAFFQFYVADGRLSCQLYQRSADIFLGVPFNIASYALLTHMMAQQTGLEVGDFIWTGGDCHLYSNHLEQVELQLSRTPFALPQLEIKRKPESIFDYRFEDFEILNYEFHPHIKAPVAV, encoded by the coding sequence ATGCAACAGTACTTGGACTTTATGCGCCATGTTCGCGATCACGGGCAAGTTAAAACCGATCGTACTGGCACCGGAACCGTCTCGGTTTTCGGTTACCAAATGCGTTTTAATCTGCAAGAAGGCTTTCCTTTGGTGACCACCAAAAAGCTGCATTTAAAGTCGATTATTCATGAGCTGATCTGGTTTCTTGCTGGATCGACCAATATTAAATACCTAAAAGACAATGGCGTCTCTATCTGGGATGAGTGGGCCGATGCCAATGGCGAGCTGGGCCCTGTCTATGGTTCACAATGGCGCAGCTGGCCGACCCCCGATGGCGGACACATAGACCAAATCCAACAGTTGGTTGATCAAATCAAAAATAACCCTGACTCTCGTCGTCTGATCGTATCGGCATGGAACGTGGCTGACATCCCTCGAATGAAGCTTCCTCCGTGTCACGCGTTTTTTCAGTTTTACGTAGCAGATGGTCGCCTCTCTTGCCAGCTGTATCAACGCAGTGCCGACATCTTCTTGGGCGTTCCCTTCAATATCGCCTCCTACGCCCTTCTCACGCATATGATGGCGCAACAAACAGGGCTTGAGGTAGGAGATTTCATTTGGACTGGTGGTGACTGTCATCTTTACAGCAACCATTTAGAACAAGTCGAATTACAACTTTCACGAACACCTTTTGCGCTCCCGCAGCTCGAGATTAAGCGCAAACCAGAAAGCATTTTTGACTATAGGTTTGAGGACTTCGAAATCCTGAACTACGAATTTCATCCGCACATCAAGGCGCCAGTCGCCGTTTGA
- a CDS encoding dihydrofolate reductase, with protein sequence MSKISIIVATDKCGGIGINNQLPWHLPEDLQHFKNTTSGFPIIMGRKTYDSIGRPLPKRRNIVITRNQEWNQEGVETVNSLQQAIDLLNGHEAFVIGGAQIYAQALTQADRLVVTEIQAEYDCDAFFPRIDPQIWVEDSRQHFHSDNGNLAYDIVIYIKK encoded by the coding sequence ATGAGTAAAATAAGCATCATCGTCGCCACTGATAAATGTGGCGGTATTGGCATCAATAATCAGCTGCCGTGGCATTTACCTGAAGATCTGCAGCACTTCAAAAATACGACCTCAGGATTTCCCATCATCATGGGGCGCAAAACCTATGATTCCATCGGTCGCCCGCTTCCAAAGCGCCGCAATATCGTGATCACGCGTAACCAAGAATGGAACCAAGAAGGCGTTGAAACGGTCAACTCATTGCAACAGGCGATCGATTTGCTGAATGGCCATGAAGCCTTCGTCATTGGTGGTGCTCAGATTTATGCACAAGCTTTGACACAAGCCGATCGATTGGTCGTCACGGAGATCCAAGCAGAGTACGACTGTGATGCTTTTTTTCCGAGAATTGACCCTCAAATATGGGTAGAAGACTCGCGCCAACATTTCCATTCAGACAATGGCAATTTGGCGTATGATATTGTTATTTATATAAAGAAGTAG
- a CDS encoding DUF4337 domain-containing protein yields MSGHGFHVHGPHDHELEHAAHGNDSFSSRIAVMTAIMATVGALIGYKAGATQNEAAMLKNEAAIKKTEAANKWSYYQSKSAKQNLAELAISLPGTDTEKYKTEVERYKKEKEDIKKEAEAYEKEVQELDHQSEGALHQHHRWAQAMTAVQIAISLAAIALLTKKNWLQYGSYAVAAGGLVISGFAWFHL; encoded by the coding sequence ATGTCTGGACACGGATTTCATGTACATGGCCCACACGACCATGAATTAGAACACGCCGCCCACGGTAATGACTCATTTTCCAGCCGCATCGCGGTTATGACTGCGATTATGGCAACCGTCGGCGCGCTGATTGGTTACAAAGCAGGCGCTACTCAAAATGAAGCTGCCATGTTGAAGAATGAAGCGGCGATCAAAAAAACCGAAGCGGCCAACAAATGGAGCTACTATCAATCGAAGTCAGCCAAACAAAATCTTGCTGAATTAGCGATCTCTTTGCCCGGTACCGATACAGAAAAATACAAGACTGAAGTCGAGCGTTACAAGAAAGAAAAAGAGGATATCAAAAAGGAAGCTGAAGCTTACGAAAAAGAAGTCCAAGAGCTCGATCACCAATCTGAAGGTGCCCTACATCAGCACCATCGTTGGGCGCAAGCCATGACTGCCGTACAAATCGCTATTTCTCTCGCTGCAATCGCTTTATTAACCAAGAAAAATTGGTTACAGTATGGCTCATACGCGGTTGCCGCCGGTGGCCTAGTTATTTCTGGCTTTGCTTGGTTTCATCTTTGA
- a CDS encoding ABC transporter ATP-binding protein, with the protein MNESAKLAIEVSQLNKRVADATGELSILNDIEFTVNAGETVAIVGASGSGKSTLLGILAGLDTPSSGKVNLGGVDIFALDEDGRALFRKNQLGFVFQSFQLLMHLTALENVMLPMELRGDKDAKAKAEAMLEKVGLSARLKHYPKYLSGGEQQRVALARAFVTEPPLLFADEPTGSLDAATGEAVIQLMFELNRERGSTLVLVTHDMSIAARCGRTLKIAAGHLQS; encoded by the coding sequence ATGAATGAAAGCGCAAAGTTGGCAATCGAAGTAAGTCAGTTAAACAAACGCGTGGCCGATGCGACTGGCGAATTAAGTATCCTCAATGATATCGAGTTTACGGTCAATGCGGGTGAGACAGTCGCAATTGTAGGGGCGTCTGGTTCGGGCAAATCGACTCTGTTGGGAATCTTGGCGGGGCTCGATACGCCTAGTAGCGGCAAAGTAAACCTAGGTGGGGTTGATATTTTTGCTCTCGACGAAGATGGACGTGCTTTATTTCGTAAAAATCAGTTAGGTTTCGTGTTTCAATCGTTTCAGCTTTTGATGCATTTGACCGCGTTAGAAAATGTAATGTTGCCGATGGAATTACGTGGCGATAAAGATGCGAAAGCCAAGGCAGAGGCGATGCTAGAGAAGGTCGGATTATCAGCGCGTCTTAAGCACTATCCCAAGTACTTATCCGGCGGCGAACAACAGCGCGTTGCGTTGGCGCGCGCTTTCGTGACTGAACCTCCGTTGTTATTTGCTGATGAACCGACGGGTAGTTTAGACGCAGCGACGGGCGAAGCGGTCATTCAGTTGATGTTCGAATTAAATCGCGAACGCGGTTCAACCTTGGTTCTAGTCACTCACGATATGTCGATTGCGGCTCGATGCGGTCGCACTTTGAAAATTGCTGCAGGACATTTGCAAAGCTAA
- a CDS encoding arylesterase: MMFRQMIRQQFQQQIQQQVQWIQNKLHAVLIATAIVMSLAVPSLAHSAPKTILVLGDSLSAEYGITRGSGWVALLEKRLSEKKLGFKVFNASVSGETSSGGKSRLNALLQEHRPQIVIIELGGNDALRGLDLKASESNFREMVKSALASKSKVLLVGMKIPPNYGKTYGDQFFNLYAKIAKENNIPLVPFLLEGVAEQAELFQADRIHMKAEAHPRILDNVWTKLEKMLK; the protein is encoded by the coding sequence ATGATGTTTCGACAGATGATTCGACAACAATTTCAACAACAAATTCAACAGCAGGTTCAATGGATTCAAAACAAACTCCATGCTGTTTTGATCGCCACAGCAATCGTCATGTCGTTGGCTGTTCCAAGTTTGGCACATTCTGCACCAAAAACCATACTTGTGCTTGGCGATAGCCTCTCTGCAGAGTATGGCATCACACGCGGCTCGGGCTGGGTTGCCTTACTGGAGAAGCGTCTGAGTGAAAAGAAATTGGGGTTCAAAGTCTTTAACGCAAGTGTCAGTGGTGAAACCAGTAGTGGTGGCAAATCACGTTTGAATGCACTCCTACAAGAACATCGCCCTCAGATTGTCATTATCGAATTAGGCGGCAACGATGCCCTACGCGGTCTCGATCTGAAAGCCTCAGAAAGTAATTTTAGGGAAATGGTAAAGAGCGCACTTGCATCAAAATCCAAAGTCTTATTGGTAGGCATGAAAATCCCTCCTAACTACGGCAAGACCTACGGTGATCAATTCTTCAATTTGTATGCAAAAATCGCCAAAGAGAACAATATTCCCTTAGTACCATTCTTGTTGGAAGGAGTGGCTGAACAGGCAGAGCTATTTCAAGCCGATCGCATTCATATGAAAGCAGAGGCTCATCCACGCATCCTCGACAATGTCTGGACCAAACTCGAAAAGATGCTCAAATAA
- the mnmH gene encoding tRNA 2-selenouridine(34) synthase MnmH → MKYPHIISIAEVIAQLHVFDTIIDARSEAEFEEDHLPGAINCPVLNNEERIRVGTCYKQVGSFEAKRIGAALVARNIANHIEQSFHDKPREWRPLIYCWRGGNRSGSMATIFAKIGWPVAQLDGGYKEFRRHVNQALAELSSQFSWKVLCGPTGSCKSKLLQELLRGGAQTLDLEALAGHRGSVLGSLPEHRQASQKSFETAIWNSLRQFDKTKPVFVEAESKKIGELRVPELLMEYIRQGECVQIDLSMESRIEFLCDDYQHLADTPEQLTQQLSFLTSLHGHQQIKDWHRLIQQGELKTLVKELLEKHYDPAYTKSAVRNFKKLREARHFMLASHHIDDIAKIAEEIKVRFEADDAI, encoded by the coding sequence ATGAAATATCCGCACATCATTTCCATCGCTGAAGTCATCGCTCAACTACATGTGTTCGATACCATCATCGACGCCCGTAGTGAAGCCGAGTTTGAAGAGGATCATTTACCCGGGGCGATCAATTGCCCCGTACTGAACAACGAAGAACGTATTCGAGTCGGTACCTGCTACAAACAAGTCGGAAGTTTCGAAGCGAAGCGAATCGGTGCAGCACTTGTGGCAAGGAACATCGCCAACCATATCGAACAAAGTTTCCATGACAAGCCGCGCGAATGGCGCCCATTAATCTACTGCTGGCGCGGCGGCAATCGTAGCGGATCGATGGCAACCATCTTTGCCAAGATTGGTTGGCCAGTCGCGCAACTTGACGGCGGCTACAAAGAGTTTCGCCGACACGTCAATCAGGCACTCGCCGAGCTTTCATCACAGTTTTCTTGGAAAGTTCTATGCGGGCCAACGGGCAGTTGTAAGAGCAAATTGCTACAAGAGTTATTGCGAGGTGGCGCACAGACACTGGACCTCGAAGCACTCGCTGGACACCGAGGTTCTGTGCTCGGCAGCCTACCCGAACATAGACAGGCCTCACAAAAAAGTTTTGAAACAGCTATCTGGAATTCATTGCGCCAGTTCGACAAGACTAAGCCCGTTTTTGTCGAAGCGGAAAGCAAAAAAATAGGAGAACTTCGCGTCCCTGAACTCTTAATGGAATACATTCGCCAAGGCGAGTGCGTCCAAATCGACCTTTCAATGGAATCCCGCATCGAATTCTTATGTGATGACTATCAGCATCTGGCGGATACACCAGAGCAGCTCACCCAGCAGCTCAGCTTTCTAACATCACTGCACGGGCATCAGCAGATCAAGGACTGGCATCGACTCATACAACAAGGCGAGCTTAAAACATTAGTGAAGGAACTACTCGAAAAACACTATGATCCAGCCTACACCAAGAGTGCGGTTCGAAATTTCAAAAAACTTAGGGAAGCAAGACACTTCATGCTAGCGTCACATCACATCGACGATATCGCAAAGATCGCTGAGGAAATCAAAGTAAGATTCGAAGCCGACGATGCGATCTAA
- the ccoS gene encoding cbb3-type cytochrome oxidase assembly protein CcoS, with the protein MDIMYLLVPLSVVLIFAIGWVFWWALNHRQFEELDQVGQSIIEDKDD; encoded by the coding sequence ATGGATATTATGTATTTGCTAGTTCCACTCAGCGTTGTGTTGATTTTCGCAATTGGCTGGGTATTCTGGTGGGCTCTTAATCATCGACAATTTGAAGAACTCGACCAAGTCGGGCAAAGTATCATCGAAGATAAAGATGATTAG
- a CDS encoding heavy metal translocating P-type ATPase, protein MSLENNVPTLESEKLSIAGIRCAACVQLLEYSVGQQEGVRKFTINPLNQRADLQWDPRAIDLKSIIQQIVKLGYAAFPAHQSLTEFQQKERKRALWRLFIAGFAMMQVMMYAFPAYLVPEPSVDGDLTPDIDRLLKLASLVISLPVILFSARPFFENAIRDLRHRHIGMDVPVSLGILLTFFASVWASFFGGAVYFDSAIMFVFLLLGARFIEDIVKGRTNAALQALTQLPRSLVTRLKAYPIDRSTEQIEAASLAAGDVLLIPAGEQIPCDGTVVEGSSECDEALMTGESVPVLKQVGDEVIAGSVNQHSALLVHATKVGKETRLAQLIGMMENASLTKPRWVQIADKHASQFLLMIMVIAVLSGLAWSFIDPSRALWIGISVIVVTCPCALSLATPGVMSAAIGQLAKAGMLLTKGQAIESLAHASHFVFDKTGTLTFGRLRVVAEHVDCRSDLTSKTDSLELSATIQSDIQHKLQLEALLLRVSELSLHPVSKAVHLHLIESSSKSVRDQASQIQIGNFTEVAGAGLQIEYEKRFLRFGRPEYALELSGKMWELPEHAKGKSVTVFADQEGVLAYYVLEDGLRDDAADMVQALRDQGKQVLLLSGDRVDVVSECAAAVGIDDFHAQLQPHQKYELIQHLQQQGAVVVMVGDGMNDGPALSLANVSIAMGQGAPMSQTRSDALLMSNRLMDILYALKISKLSYQLIRENLAWAMLYNLIAIPAAVVGWLEPWHAALGMSLSSLLVVLNGLRVLRLQPPSSNIENGIE, encoded by the coding sequence ATGTCGCTTGAGAATAATGTTCCGACTTTAGAATCTGAAAAACTCAGCATCGCCGGCATTCGCTGTGCGGCTTGTGTGCAGTTATTGGAGTACAGTGTCGGCCAGCAAGAGGGAGTTCGCAAATTCACCATCAATCCGCTCAATCAACGTGCAGATCTGCAATGGGATCCGCGCGCAATCGATCTTAAATCCATTATTCAACAAATCGTCAAACTGGGTTATGCGGCATTTCCTGCGCATCAGTCTTTGACTGAGTTCCAACAAAAGGAACGTAAGCGCGCATTATGGCGTCTATTCATCGCTGGTTTCGCCATGATGCAAGTCATGATGTATGCTTTCCCAGCCTACTTGGTGCCAGAACCCAGTGTTGACGGTGATCTCACCCCCGACATTGATCGACTTCTCAAATTGGCGAGCTTGGTGATCAGTCTGCCGGTGATTCTTTTTTCGGCGCGTCCCTTCTTCGAAAATGCCATACGTGATTTACGTCATCGTCATATCGGTATGGATGTACCAGTGTCTCTCGGTATCTTGCTGACCTTTTTTGCGAGTGTTTGGGCGAGCTTTTTTGGTGGCGCGGTTTACTTCGATTCGGCGATTATGTTTGTGTTCTTGTTGCTGGGTGCCCGCTTCATTGAGGACATCGTAAAGGGACGCACCAATGCAGCGCTGCAAGCCTTGACTCAATTACCACGAAGCTTAGTGACGCGCTTGAAGGCCTATCCAATCGACCGCAGTACCGAACAAATTGAAGCGGCCTCATTGGCTGCAGGTGATGTTTTACTGATACCTGCTGGAGAGCAAATTCCCTGTGATGGTACGGTTGTAGAGGGCAGTAGTGAGTGTGATGAGGCCTTGATGACTGGCGAGTCGGTGCCGGTGTTAAAACAAGTCGGCGATGAAGTCATTGCAGGATCCGTTAATCAACATAGCGCTTTGCTAGTGCACGCGACCAAGGTTGGCAAAGAAACGCGTTTGGCTCAGTTAATTGGCATGATGGAAAACGCCAGTTTGACCAAACCTCGATGGGTACAAATTGCGGATAAACACGCTAGTCAATTTTTGCTGATGATTATGGTGATCGCAGTACTGAGTGGTCTAGCGTGGAGTTTCATTGATCCGAGTCGTGCGCTGTGGATCGGTATAAGTGTCATCGTCGTGACTTGTCCGTGTGCTTTGTCATTAGCCACGCCGGGCGTCATGTCTGCAGCGATAGGGCAGCTCGCGAAAGCAGGCATGTTGTTGACGAAAGGTCAGGCGATCGAATCGTTGGCACACGCGAGTCATTTTGTTTTCGATAAAACAGGGACGCTTACTTTTGGGCGTTTGCGTGTGGTGGCTGAGCACGTGGATTGTCGCAGTGATCTGACAAGTAAAACAGACTCGCTCGAACTGTCGGCCACGATTCAGAGTGACATTCAACACAAACTTCAGTTGGAAGCACTGTTACTGAGGGTGTCTGAGTTATCTTTACACCCGGTTTCTAAAGCCGTTCACTTGCATTTAATTGAATCGAGTTCAAAGTCGGTACGAGATCAAGCAAGTCAGATTCAGATCGGTAATTTTACAGAGGTCGCGGGTGCTGGATTACAAATCGAATATGAGAAGCGATTCTTGCGATTCGGTCGACCGGAATATGCCTTGGAATTAAGTGGCAAGATGTGGGAGTTACCGGAACACGCTAAAGGTAAGAGCGTCACTGTTTTCGCAGATCAAGAAGGAGTCTTGGCCTACTACGTCTTAGAGGATGGCCTGCGCGATGATGCAGCAGACATGGTGCAAGCTCTACGAGATCAAGGAAAACAAGTGTTATTGTTATCTGGCGATCGGGTCGATGTGGTCAGTGAATGTGCGGCGGCGGTGGGGATCGATGATTTTCACGCTCAACTTCAGCCACATCAAAAATATGAATTGATTCAGCACTTGCAACAACAAGGTGCTGTGGTTGTGATGGTGGGTGATGGTATGAATGATGGTCCTGCATTGTCTTTGGCCAACGTCTCAATCGCGATGGGGCAGGGGGCGCCCATGTCGCAAACCCGCAGTGATGCCTTATTGATGTCAAATCGATTGATGGACATCCTTTACGCCCTGAAAATTTCCAAATTGTCTTACCAGCTGATTCGTGAGAATTTGGCGTGGGCGATGTTGTACAATTTAATAGCGATTCCAGCGGCAGTCGTTGGCTGGTTAGAGCCTTGGCACGCGGCACTCGGGATGTCATTGAGCTCTTTACTCGTGGTACTGAATGGTTTGCGTGTTTTACGTTTGCAGCCGCCAAGTTCCAACATTGAGAATGGCATCGAATAA
- a CDS encoding heavy metal translocating P-type ATPase metal-binding domain-containing protein — MIRSSTNESISMNLSLPNHFRSRLDAWITAVRGESCTCFHCGESMRVKNALTVQINGEAQPVCCHGCQAVVQTILREGLLDQYLAAKDVNVN, encoded by the coding sequence ATGATCAGATCGTCGACAAATGAGTCAATAAGTATGAATCTCTCTTTGCCAAATCACTTTCGGAGTCGCCTTGATGCGTGGATCACCGCCGTACGCGGCGAGTCGTGCACGTGCTTCCATTGTGGCGAATCGATGCGTGTCAAAAATGCTTTGACTGTTCAAATTAACGGGGAAGCCCAGCCTGTTTGCTGCCATGGTTGTCAGGCGGTCGTGCAAACGATTTTGCGAGAAGGACTGTTGGATCAGTATCTCGCTGCAAAAGATGTCAATGTGAACTGA
- a CDS encoding Rieske (2Fe-2S) protein, with product MENYLICESSQVEEGGKGIRFPVIAGGDEATGFVVRFDGQAHAYLNRCAHVPVELDWTPGEFFEGSGLYIMCATHGAIYVPDTGHCTGGPCRGGRLRKIAVLEQDGKIFWTPDDYIKPPLAASN from the coding sequence ATGGAAAATTATTTGATTTGTGAATCGAGTCAGGTTGAAGAGGGTGGCAAAGGAATTCGATTTCCTGTGATCGCCGGTGGTGATGAGGCGACTGGATTTGTGGTTCGTTTTGACGGACAGGCACATGCCTATTTGAACCGCTGTGCGCATGTACCGGTCGAGTTGGATTGGACTCCTGGCGAATTTTTCGAAGGTAGCGGCCTTTACATTATGTGCGCAACCCACGGTGCGATTTATGTGCCTGATACGGGCCATTGCACTGGTGGTCCCTGTCGCGGTGGACGTTTGCGAAAAATTGCTGTGCTTGAGCAAGATGGGAAAATTTTTTGGACTCCGGACGACTATATCAAGCCTCCACTTGCGGCGTCGAACTGA
- a CDS encoding HAD-IIIA family hydrolase has product MPNKRFDFIVFDWDGTLMDSTMTIVRSLQGAAKDLGLPVPTDKDASHVIGLGLQEAIARVFPEMDGSMTQKVIDRYRVHYFTKDHELPLFEGVREMITDLAQQGYFLAVATGKSRVGLNRALHTSKLSSFFDATRCADETFSKPHPAMLQELTRELGQDMRRTVMIGDTTHDLQMANNAGAVAVAVEYGAHDPQTLQTCAPIFSAKNVPDLHQWLVQPK; this is encoded by the coding sequence ATGCCAAATAAGCGTTTTGACTTCATCGTCTTTGACTGGGACGGTACTTTAATGGACAGCACGATGACGATTGTCCGTAGTTTGCAAGGTGCTGCTAAAGACTTGGGATTGCCAGTTCCAACAGATAAAGACGCATCGCATGTGATCGGTTTGGGTTTGCAAGAGGCGATCGCCCGGGTTTTTCCAGAGATGGATGGATCCATGACCCAGAAAGTGATTGACCGCTACCGTGTCCATTACTTTACGAAAGATCACGAGCTCCCACTGTTCGAGGGAGTCAGAGAAATGATCACTGACTTGGCGCAACAAGGTTATTTTTTAGCGGTGGCGACCGGCAAAAGCCGAGTGGGATTAAACCGCGCACTACATACGTCCAAGTTAAGTTCCTTCTTCGATGCAACGCGCTGTGCCGATGAGACCTTTTCAAAGCCGCATCCTGCAATGTTACAAGAGCTCACCCGCGAGTTGGGTCAAGACATGCGGCGTACCGTGATGATTGGTGATACCACGCACGATTTGCAAATGGCGAACAATGCTGGAGCGGTAGCAGTGGCGGTCGAATATGGTGCTCACGATCCGCAAACATTACAAACATGCGCACCGATTTTTTCCGCCAAGAATGTACCGGATTTACACCAATGGTTGGTACAGCCAAAATAA